A region of the Pseudoprevotella muciniphila genome:
CACAGAAGAAACAGCGAGGAAAAGTGTTGCGAATAGAAATAATATCCTCTTCATGGTGAAATTATTTAATTAGTATCTGCAAATGTAAGTAAAAAATGTGAAGGAAATCCTACTCCTTATTCTTTTTTAACGCAAAGAGAGTATATTTAGTGTTTTTTTATGCAACCAGTTAGGATTAAGCCGAACCACACGCGGCAATGGAGGTAACCTTGAGATACTCGACAAAGCCTATCGCTATAACCACAAAATGGGTAAGCAACGCAAGCGCAGGCCGTGGTTCTCGCGCTCATGGGCGATATCCTCTCGCGTCATCGCAGAAGAATGGCAAAAATCCGTCGGAGATGCTTTCGTAGGATTGTTTGATAATCTGGAGGAATAATTTTGCCATGTCAAATATTATGGCTATATTTGCATTATGATACAGATAATCGCATACATTTTAATAGTGTTTTTTTCCTTGCTCTCTCTGTTTGCTTTATGGGCACTTATTTCAGGTTGGAACATGCCAGCAGCTAAAAAGAAAAGAGAAGAAGGCCTTGAATATTGGAGATTAAAATCATACGGAAAAAAAGTATGGTTTAACCATCCTTTTGACAGAAGTAAGGGACTCTTCGGAAGACCTAAGAGATAAAAACTGTCTTTTTTATTCCAATTATAAACGTATTACTTTGCAATATAAGTAATACGTTTTTTTATGAATCAGCAAGATGTACGTAACATCGTCCTCAGAATAAATGATAGCGATGTACAGCAGAAAAACAAAGAAGCAACAATCATTAAGACTAAATCCTAATCTAATCAGGGGATACCTTTACAAAAGGAGTCAACCCATAACAATCAAAACAAGGCTGATAGGAGCAAATAAATGGGATTGAGCAAATGTTACTTATTTTTCCGTCTCTTTCTGAATAACCTGTAAAGCCGAAAGATTTCGCCGCCAAAAACAACTATCAGTGTTAAGAGAATAATAATGCCCCAATCCCAAAGACAAATGGGTTTTACCTCAAAGAATCCATTTCCAAATGTAACGATGAGGATTTGACCGATAAGTATGATTGCAGCGATGAATAAGAAAGTCTTACAGCCTTTCATATTGATAGCGGATTTACCTGTCATGAATGCTTTTGCATTGAACAAGTTCCAGAATTGAAACATTACGAAGATAGTGAATATCAGGCCGTGTTCGTATTGTTCGATATGTCTAGTCGACAAAGCACCGCTGAATAAATACTTAATTTCACTTAAACCCTTCGCAATAAGGTCTGGCCAAGACTTATAGAATGGTATATGCTCAAAGGAGAATGTGAAGAAAAGCGTTATGATGGCGAAGATAAAGCCTGTTACAGCAATACTCTCTCTCATGGGCCTGCTGATAATGAACGCATTCCGTTGGCGCGGCTTTTCTGTCATGACTTCTCTTGAGGGCGGTAGCGATGTCAGTGCCATGGCTGCAAAGGTGTCCATGATGAGGTTAATCCACAAAATCTGGGTGATGGTCAGCGGCATGTCAGTGCCGATGAAGGAGCCGAGCAGGACAGTAAGGCAGGCCGCCACGTTGATTGTGAGCTGGAAAAGGAGGAAGCGCTGTATGTTACGATAAAGCGAGCGCCCCCACAGTACGGCTTTGCAAATAGAGGAGAAGGAGTTGTCGATGATGGTGATGTCGGACGCCTCCTTTGCCACACTCGTCCCGTCGCCCATGGAGATGCCCACATGAGCCTGCTTGAGCGCCGGTGCGTCGTTCGTACCGTCGCCCGTCACGGCAACGACGTGCCCTTTCTTCTGCAAAATCTCAACGAGGCGCTGCTTGTCGAGCGGACGGGCGCGGGCTACAATCTTGATGTCCTCGATATGCTCCAGGAGTTCTTCGTCGGACAGTGCCTCAAACTCGGGACCTGTGATGATGTGCCGTTCGTCCTCATCATCCGCCCAGATGCCTATCTGATGGGCAATCTTCTTGGCTGTGCATGCAGTGTCGCCCGTGATGACCTTGATGGCGATATGGGCATCCAGACACTCCTTCACGGCGGCTGGCACGTCCTTACGCACAGGGTCGGCTATCGCTACAATACCAAGGAACGTGAGGCGACCGGCCGTTACGGCATGTTTGCTGATGACGTTTTCCCCCTCGTCGAGTTCCTGACAGGCAAAGGCGATGGTGCGCATGGCTTGGTTCTGGAAGTCGTGGAGCTGACGGCGTACCTCGTCTTCTGTCGCACCACCGGCGCAGTCGGCACACATGCGCAGCACGATTTCAGGTGCACCTTTCACGTAGAGCATGCGCTTACCGTTCGAAGAGCGCACCACGGTAGCCATGTATTTCCACTCCGTGCTGAACGGCAACTCTTGTAGTATCTCAACGTCCGAACGTATCTGGAGATAGTCGGCACCGTTCTGTGCCAGCCAGATGAGCAGTGCACCCTCAGTGGGGTTGCCGAGCGGTTGGAAAGTGCCGTTTGGCAGGAGTTCCAGGTGGGCGGTGGAGTTGGCACCAATGCTTTCCCTGACGATAAGGCTCATCGCATCGTCTGACAGTCTTTGCCCCTCAAGCGCATAGAACCTGGTCTCGTACACTTGCATGTTGTTCTCGGTGAGGGTGCCGGTCTTGTCTGTACAGATAACGGTGGTAGCACCCATCGTTTCGCAAGCATGCATCTTGCGCACCAGGTTCTTCTCCTTCAGCATCCTCTGCATACTATATGCAAGGCTGATGGAAATAGCCATGGGGAGACCTTCTGGTACTGCCATCACGATGATAGCAACAGCAAGCATCACACTTTGGATATGGTAATCTATGTGTTCAAAATCATACCAAGACGAGCCATCATCCAAATTCTTTATTAACATGGCAACTCTACCGAAAATAACGAGAAATGCTACAACATAACTTGCGTATGCTATGTATTTACCAAGTCTGTCAAGTTGCTCGTTGAGTGGTGTCTTTACACTATCTTCAAGTTGAACAGCCTCCATCACTTTACCGCTTTCAGTGTGGTCGCCAACGGCAAAAACATTGCAGACAGCGTGTCCTTCAAGCACTTTCGTGCCACGCAGCACATGGTTCGTAGGGAAGGTGGCTTCAGGGTCGAAATCATTTTCTTTTGCCGACTTTCGGCACGAAGGCTCGCCAGTAAGGGTAGATTCGTCTATGTTGAGGTTGGTCGATTCGAGTATTTCTGCATCAGCGGGCACTTCATCGCCGGGTGTCAGAATAATGATGTCGCCGACGACGAGGTCTTTCTTCGCAATCTTTGTGTACCGCCCTTTGCGGATGACGAGTACTTTTTCTTCATCATCTACCTTGTTGAGCAACATGAATTCCTTGTTCGCGCGACGCTCAAAATAGAAGGATACACCAGTGGCGAGAAAAACGGCGATGATGATGCCTATAGGCTCAAAGAATACACTAAAACCTTTTGCTCCACTTTCTAAATAAGCAACGATTAAAGAAAGAATAGCTGCAATCTCAAGAATGAAAATCAGCGCATCTCCGTTGTTCCAGCCGGGAATGAAATGACCCAAAGGACCTGTAAGCCGTTCGAAGAAAAGTTTCCAGTTGGAGTCTCTTTCTATGGGAGTGAGGACGTTACTGCCGTTTCTCTCGCGACTTTTCAGGACTTCTTCATCGGTTAGTCCGCGATATTTCTTGTTGTATCTCGCCATTTTGTTGATAGTTCCTTGCAGAAATAATTATAACTCCTGCAATTATACTGCAAAAATAAGCATTTCTGAACAGGGTAAGAAAACTAATGTGTTAAAATGCTGTTACAGTTGCATTGCCCTAAATATAGAAAAGTGCTACATCCACATTAGGAACGTAGCACTTTCATGATGTAATATGATGTTTATTTCACAATCACTTTCCTGCCGCCGACAATATAGATGCCGCGTGGCAGTCCTGTGAGAGTGCCGTTAGAGCGTATCTTCTGACCGGTGATGGTATATACAGCGTTTGGTTGAGTGTCGCCATTGGCGTTAAGGTTGACTGTGGCAATGTCAGTAACGGCTGATGTCGTCAGTTCGATGGCAATGTCGCCGTTAATGTCGGTCGCTGGAATGCCGCCAAGTCGGAAATAGCCTGTGTTGGCTTCTATCGTAGTGCCTGTAGCCTTGGCAAGGTCAATCACTGTGCCTCGCAGGTAGCATAGCGGGCGATTGATGGTTGTGGGATTAACCACACCAGTAAGTCCGTTCTGCTCAAGCCCTTCGAAAGAGTAGTTGATTGCTGTACCATTATTAAGTTCGGTGAGGAAAATGGATATTTCAGGGATGTCCTCCGTGTTGTTTACAATAAACGGACAGCCGGCAGGAATGGTCTCGCTGTCGTTGTAAGCAATGCACTGTACCGTATTGTTCTTTACGCCTATGACTTTGTAGAGCGACATGTCGGGCGTAACGGCCATTATTTCGAATGGCAGGGTAATCACCTGAAGCCCGCTGGAGATGCGGAGAGAGTGTGTGCCTTGATAGTCTGCTTCTTCTATCAGGTAGGCTCCGCCATCCTGACCTTCAGCGTTTTGGGCAACGGTGAAGTTGCGGTAGTAAGGTGTAGAGTAGGCGAAAAGTCCTTCTCCGAGTTCCATGTTGAGGTAATTCTCTGCGCGTGCGCTACGGAATTTGAAAGGCACGGGAGTTTTCGAGGTGTAGATGTCGTTGCCTGCCTTGTCTGTAGTGCCGAGATAAGTACCTGTGGCTGCATTTCGCGCCTGATAGGTGCCGTCAGAATTCTTTGTGAAACGCCACATGTAGTTCAGACGCATTTCCGGGTTTAACTCCGATGTGCCTTCGTTGTTGTAACTTAGACCCATGAGCGAAGTGCCGTTCTTGTCGGCCTTCAGGTATCGTCCGAAGTTGTCGCTGTTGGGCTCGCCGCTTATGATGAAGTAGAGACGGTCTTCTTCGGGTAGGATGAGCGATGCTTGGAATGCAGCAACGGCGGCGTTCAGTTTTTCAAACAGCGTGTTGTATTGTTCCTGAGTCATGTCCGGGGTAATCTGTGGCTCAATCTCATCGAGCACTCTGACAAAGGCATCAGTGCTTCCTTCCTTGTAATAACCCACTACTTCTTGGTCTGACTCAACGGCAGCATAATAATAGGTGCAGGCATCGTCGTAGGCAGCACGCAGAATTTCAGGGTCGCCATATTTTTTGCAAAGCGCGTCGTAGGCAGCCTGCAGTGCCTCGATAGTTTCTTTTGTGGCTTGTTTCGCTGCCAGTTCGTTCTCTGCTTTCTGCATTGAAGTTTCGAGAGCTTCAGTAATTTCGCTGCCGAGTGTTTCGTAAGCACTGCTTTCGGATAAGTATTCTGCTGTGTAAACACCGATTTCGCTCAAGTTGAAGTAGGGCAGACCGTTGATGGTGCCATTGTCCTTTGTGCGGATGACTTCAAAGCGTAGGTATTTGTATGCTGCTGGCATTTCGATGTAGTTAATGCTAGCCAAGTTTGCAATATCATCAATGTATTCTTCAGGAGCGACACCTCGGTTGAAGTTTGTTGCATAAGTCCCGATGCGTGTCCATTCTCCGGTGGAATCATTGGTTGCATAGAGATTATAGAGCATCGGATTAAGATTTGCAGAATTCTCTAAATCTGTAAAGTAACGGCGCACCATCTTTACTGCAAAGGTCTTGACGGGAGTTTCAAGTTGCACATCAAGGAAGTGGAACACATCCGGTGCTGTTTCTGCAGAACTCCAATTACTGTGGAAATATGTATAGAGGTCTTTGTCGATTGCAAATTCCACATTTCCTTCTGTCGGTTCTTGAGCATTCGTACTTACATTTGTGATGAGTCCGGGAGTGTCAAGAGTGCCGCTTGTAGCCACTGTGGAATTATAACTCTTTGTTTTTTCCACCTTTGTCGCTGTCTTGATGTAGAGCGCTGTAAGTTCTTCGTTGAGTGCTTCTTGCTCCTTGCTCTTTTCTATATCTTCAATGTATTGCTCTGACACACTGATCAACTTGAAGAGTGCTTCATCGCTCTTAGGGTCTGGACTGTCAGCATAGCCCACTCGGGTGTCGAGTGTCAGCATAGCCTTGTTGCCCCATAGGTTAAGGATGTTGAACACCCCTCCGCGACAACTGTAATTATCTGCTTGGTAAGAGAATTTATAGTTGCCATATAGGCTCTTGTCGTTTGTAAGTGTTTGTGCACCATTAGAAAGGGAAGATGAAATGGCTTTTTCTGCAAGCAGGTTGACAATATTGAAATAGCCGGGCTCTTCGCTGGGTGTTATGTGCCAGATGTAGGGCGCGGATGCGATATCAAAACTGTCGGGTATTTCATAGTCTTTACAGTAAAGTAAAGAACTGCTTCCATCGTTGACCACATAGAGTAAGTCATCGTTGATATTGCTGATGTAATAGTAGCCTTCAGTCACTGGATTTATCGCTGAAATGGCAGTTTTATATGCAGTTGTTAGCCTGTCTGTGGCTTCATCGCACTCCTGTGATGTGGGCGCATCTTTATCGTAAATGGCCATGGCTGTGTTGTATGCCGAAAGAAGTTCGTCAAATATTTCCTGAGAAATGCATCCAGGCCCACTTCCTACTTGCCATACACCTTCCACTCCGTTGGGCGTGTATTGATCTATAGCAACTCCCAATTTTTCCTTGCCGCCAATTTCCTCTACAGCATAAATCAGCCAACTGCTGAAATACATGAAGTTAGGATAAATCATGCCGTAGCCGGGTCCACCTGCTCCATACGGAGTCTTTGGAACAAAGTAGAGTACAAAACCCGCATTTTCCTTGTGGCGTTTCATGTGGAAAGCCACCTGACTCTCATCTTGTGTCTGTGTCTCAGATAATGACACTACGAGCGCTTTGGTCTTGTCGTCTGTAAATGTAGTGGTATAGGTGTTTTCTGGCAAATTATCTAAGTCGATGATATAGGTGTTTGTCGCTGGGTTTTTGATGTAGTAACAATCTTCGCCATCAATATTGCCCGCTGACTCGAACTCCATAATGGTGGTCTCGTCCACCTTGGTGCCGTAGTATTTGTTTGATGCGTCTGTAGAGAGGTATTGTATTGTAGTAGGCTTCTCTCCGTTCTGTAAAAGATACTTCTTTCCTGCTGCAATAGATGTCTCTTCATAATCTGCCTGTCGGTATTGTGCCGAGGCGGTCATTGTTCCCGCAAGGAAAAGCAGAAAAAATGACAAAATAGAGTAGATACCCTTCATGCTTTATGGTTTTGTGAATTAATGATTATTTTGATTTTTACTTATGCTCCGCATAGTATTTCGCACCACGTCGGATGTTCTCCTTGATGGCATCGGACGAATAGGTGGCTCCGGTTATCCCGTCAACCTCCACACTGTCAGCCATGTTTATTGCCATACCAGTATAGCGTGGTAATAGTCTTTCTTCTACGGGTTTGAAGAAACGGGGTGTCTCGTTGTTCTTAAGTGCAACCACTTTGCGGATGGTGTCGCCTTCTATGTAGATTTCAACTGGCGTGTTGCCGTTAAACCCTTTGACGTCAGTGGCGATGGTTGTGGTGTTGACAATGTAGGTGTCGTTCTCCTTGCGGATGACTTCGTCGATGGTCATGGCGATGCAAAGTGTTGCGAGTACGACAAAACTGATTCTTTTCATCTTTTTATGCTTTGATTTTGAATGTGCAAAAGTAAGAAAAATATCCTAATCCCGCGTTCATGTTCAGAACATACTTGCCACGCGCCGTATGCCGGAAACGAGTGCATCTATCTCGTCCTGGGTGGTGTATAACGCAAAACTTGCGCGTGCCATGCCTTCCACACCGCAGCGCTGCATAAGTGGCTGGGCGCAGTGGTGTCCCGTGCGGATGGCGATGCCGAGTCGGTCGAGCAGGGTACCGAGATCAAGATGATGGATGTTGCCCACATTGAATGCCACGACGGCATCTTTAGCCGGAGCCGTGCCGTAAAGTTTAATACCTTCGATGCCCCGCATCTGTTCCATAGCGTAGGATGTAAGGGCATGTTCGTGGCGGGCGATGTTGTCCATGCCTATGCCATTAAGATAGTCGATAGCTACGGCAAGGGCGTGCGTGCCTACAAAGTCGGGCGTGCCGGCTTCAAATTTGTAAGGCAGACGCTCGTAGGTCGTTTTTTCGAACGATACGCGGGCTATCATCTCACCACCACCCTGATAGGGCGGCATGGCGTCAAGGAGTTGCTCTTTGCCGAAGAGAACGCCGATACCGGTGGGACCATACATCTTGTGACCGCTGAAGGCAAGGAAGTCGCAACCGATGTCTTGCACGTCAATCTGCATGTGAGGGGCACTCTGAGCAGCATCTACGAGGATATACGCACCATGAGCATGGGCAATCTCCGAAAGTTCCTTGACAGGATTGATGGTGCCAAGCACATTGCTCACATGCGTCACGCAGACAAGACGGGTGCGTTCAGTGAACATGGATTCGTAGGCTTCCATGTCAATTTCACCGGCATCTGTCATGGGGATGACTTTAATGACGATGTCTTTGCGGTCGCGAAGGAGTTGCCATGGCACAATGTTGGAATGGTGCTCCATCACACTGATGAGTACCTCATCTCCTGCTTTTAGGAAGGCTTCGCCAAAAGAACCGGCAACGAGGTTGATGCTTTCCGTGGTGCCGCGGGTAAAAACCACTTCGCTCGTGCTGGCGGCATTGATGAAACGGCGGACCGTATCGCGCGCTGACTCGTGAAATTCTGTGGCTTGTTGGGAAAGGAAGTGAACGCCGCGGTGAACATTGGCATTCACAGAGAAGTATTCTTCGCTGATGGCATCCACCACACACCGCGGCTTCTGAACCGTGGCAGCATTGTCGAGGTAAATCAGCGGCTTGCCGTAAACTTCGCGCGACAGGATGGGAAAATCTTTGCGGATGGAGTCTATATTCATTCTTGGCTTTGTTTTCAAAACATAATTCAACGGCAATATGCCTCAACTGCACAGCGAACACCCATGGCAGTCTTTTGCCATACGACCGCGGAATCGCTGATCGACAAGGAATGACAGGCGGTCGCGCAGAGCATCAAGACGCACATGGTCAATGACATCGTTCAGAAACGCGTGTTGAAGCAACAGGCGGGCCTCTGCCTCTTCTATGCCGCGCTGACGCATGTAAAAAAGTGCCATTTCATCGAGTTTTCCTACAGTAGAACCATGGTTGCACTTCACGTCGTCAGCATATATCTCAAGCATGGGTTGGCTGTAGGCACGTGCATCATTGCCGGCGCAGAGGTTGGCATTGATCTGTTCGCTCAGGGTCTTCACGGCACCCTCGCGCACGA
Encoded here:
- a CDS encoding calcium-translocating P-type ATPase, PMCA-type — protein: MARYNKKYRGLTDEEVLKSRERNGSNVLTPIERDSNWKLFFERLTGPLGHFIPGWNNGDALIFILEIAAILSLIVAYLESGAKGFSVFFEPIGIIIAVFLATGVSFYFERRANKEFMLLNKVDDEEKVLVIRKGRYTKIAKKDLVVGDIIILTPGDEVPADAEILESTNLNIDESTLTGEPSCRKSAKENDFDPEATFPTNHVLRGTKVLEGHAVCNVFAVGDHTESGKVMEAVQLEDSVKTPLNEQLDRLGKYIAYASYVVAFLVIFGRVAMLIKNLDDGSSWYDFEHIDYHIQSVMLAVAIIVMAVPEGLPMAISISLAYSMQRMLKEKNLVRKMHACETMGATTVICTDKTGTLTENNMQVYETRFYALEGQRLSDDAMSLIVRESIGANSTAHLELLPNGTFQPLGNPTEGALLIWLAQNGADYLQIRSDVEILQELPFSTEWKYMATVVRSSNGKRMLYVKGAPEIVLRMCADCAGGATEDEVRRQLHDFQNQAMRTIAFACQELDEGENVISKHAVTAGRLTFLGIVAIADPVRKDVPAAVKECLDAHIAIKVITGDTACTAKKIAHQIGIWADDEDERHIITGPEFEALSDEELLEHIEDIKIVARARPLDKQRLVEILQKKGHVVAVTGDGTNDAPALKQAHVGISMGDGTSVAKEASDITIIDNSFSSICKAVLWGRSLYRNIQRFLLFQLTINVAACLTVLLGSFIGTDMPLTITQILWINLIMDTFAAMALTSLPPSREVMTEKPRQRNAFIISRPMRESIAVTGFIFAIITLFFTFSFEHIPFYKSWPDLIAKGLSEIKYLFSGALSTRHIEQYEHGLIFTIFVMFQFWNLFNAKAFMTGKSAINMKGCKTFLFIAAIILIGQILIVTFGNGFFEVKPICLWDWGIIILLTLIVVFGGEIFRLYRLFRKRRKNK
- a CDS encoding FMN-binding protein gives rise to the protein MKRISFVVLATLCIAMTIDEVIRKENDTYIVNTTTIATDVKGFNGNTPVEIYIEGDTIRKVVALKNNETPRFFKPVEERLLPRYTGMAINMADSVEVDGITGATYSSDAIKENIRRGAKYYAEHK
- a CDS encoding aminotransferase class V-fold PLP-dependent enzyme, yielding MNIDSIRKDFPILSREVYGKPLIYLDNAATVQKPRCVVDAISEEYFSVNANVHRGVHFLSQQATEFHESARDTVRRFINAASTSEVVFTRGTTESINLVAGSFGEAFLKAGDEVLISVMEHHSNIVPWQLLRDRKDIVIKVIPMTDAGEIDMEAYESMFTERTRLVCVTHVSNVLGTINPVKELSEIAHAHGAYILVDAAQSAPHMQIDVQDIGCDFLAFSGHKMYGPTGIGVLFGKEQLLDAMPPYQGGGEMIARVSFEKTTYERLPYKFEAGTPDFVGTHALAVAIDYLNGIGMDNIARHEHALTSYAMEQMRGIEGIKLYGTAPAKDAVVAFNVGNIHHLDLGTLLDRLGIAIRTGHHCAQPLMQRCGVEGMARASFALYTTQDEIDALVSGIRRVASMF